Genomic window (Capsicum annuum cultivar UCD-10X-F1 chromosome 10, UCD10Xv1.1, whole genome shotgun sequence):
AATCCCTCCGATAAAAAAAGGAGGTATGTGCTTATCATCTGACCAACTCCTCTGATCAAAAAAGGAGGTACGTGCTTATCATCTGAGCAACCCCTCCGATCAAAAAGAATGCAATTTCtttctttaagtttttttttttaggtgaaatttttGCATGGGGAATTTAGAGGGTGATCAAAGTGAAAGGACATTGTTAGAGTATGTAAGAAAGTCATCAACACCACCATTCTTGCTAAAAACCTACATGTTGGTGGAAGATCCGGCGACCGACGACATCATTTCTTGGAATTCCGATGGATCGGCGTTCATAGTCCGGCAGCCGGCGGAGTTCGCCAGAGATTTGCTTCCAACACTTTTCAAACATTGCAATTTTTCCAGCTTTGTCAGGCAACTCAATACCTATGTATGTTTATTActatattgttaatattttacGTAAGAAATTTTTACACTATCAACTTATATTTACTTGTTATATAGTAGATGACCTGTCGTACTTTTAAGATTACGAATTTCATACTTTAAGGAGGTACATGTTAGTCTTTTGATTAAGACAACCATAGTATATATATGTAAGGGTGAAAAGTGAAGCTACAAGTATTATCCATATATATTGAAGTATAAAGACTTTCATTTAATTTGTATTTATGATTAAGCTAATTAAGCTAGCTAGGCATCATTAATTTGTGCTTTGAAGTGTTCTTTACAATTAGGgatatacatgtatatatcttGTGAGAGGCtgactatggatggttttagacggggtagaggtaggACGAAGAAACATTGGAGGAAGGCGATTAGgaatgatatggagcagttacgtCTTATGGAGGATATGATCTTTGATAGAAAGgggtggaggacgcggattagggtagagggttagtgggtaggagtttGTCCGTAATAGTAGGGAAGAGTGCGTTGTCGGcgtctgaagtttcttgttcgtggtgctttggtgatgtctatgatttcgaatagatagtttatttcCTGTATTAGCTAGCAATGTGTTTATCACATTTTgttgtgtgtttttatgttttttgtttgttatactgttatctatcCTGAGTCGGGAGtatatcggaaacagtctctctacttcatatGAGGCAGTGGCGGAGCCAGCATCTTAATTGAGGGGTTCAAAATCGAGAAATGTGAACGAAATaattagtcgaagggggttcaacgttaactatatatacatgaaaaataatctTAAGCTTGTAtacatagtataattttccgcTGAAGGGGGAACCCCCTCACTATGAGCTGGATCTGCCACTGATCTGTGGTGGTGGTATAGACTGCATACACATTACCTTCTCCAaaacccactttgtgggaatacactgcaTATGTTGCTGTTGTATAATTCTTGTGATTCCTTTATTAAATCCTAAACTATTTCATATATGATTAGGGTTTTCGCAAAATTGCAACTAGCCGATGGGAGTTCAGCAACGACTTGTTTCGCAGGGGAGACAAGGATTTACTATGTGATATTCGTCGAAAAAAAGCATGGACAAACAAACAACaaccaaacaaaaacaacaagaaagaaACAGATAATGAAGATCAAAGGTCatcatcatcaacttcttcttcatcatcattagAGTACAATAGCCTTATTGATGAGAACAAAAGGCTAAAAAAGGAAAATGGAGCATTAAACTCTGAGCTTTCATCAATAAATAAGAAATGCAAAGAACTTATTGACATAGTGTCCATGTTGGCTGAAAATtcagagaaagaagaagaagaaaaagaagggcAAATTAAAGGTAATAAAAGGCCAAAGTTGTTTGGTGTAAGGttagaagttgaagaagaaatggagaagaagagaaaaagagttgAGTTTAATGAAATTGCTAGTGTTTTTCTATCTCAATTATGCAAATAAAATAGTGTCCaagtattgattttctttttatttgtcgAATCTTAAGTGGATAGAGTTATTCGATATTACTGGTGAAAGGACACAAGCTAGTCCGAACAACGCCATTGTATAAAAAAGAATGAATTgcatacatatgcatgttattcAATTGCACTTTCGTATTTTCAAGGCTTATATATAACGAGTCATGTGTTGTAATAAGTAAGTATCTGCCATATTTTTAAGGTTACAAATTCAGTTCATATATAGAAGATCATcgatttgaattattttttgagtGATCTGATAATATTAAATTTGTTCACGATATATATCAATTTATATAAATTAAACTCTTATGTCTCTGAGATATAATATCCTTTAAGAGGGtcaaaattttactatattatggcACACAATAAAAAAAGGAAAGTGACAAAGAAACTAACCAAGTTTGTGTACCATATATGATAGATAGGGTTACTTTAAAGTTGTATTAATAAAGAATTGAAGTGAGCTTCTAGATGGGAGTAATAATTATGTTCATACTATAGTTTTATCATGATCAAATAAAGTTAAAAGagattgaattttgaataatCATAAAGTCATAACAAGAAATTTCAAGGCTGCTGGAATGTGAAAGGCCAAACATGACCTTTGTATACTTCTAGAAGTGTGTCAATGGCTAggttctttttgaaaattttactaaatttaCGAGGTAGAAGTAACGTTTGCGTGTACTGTATGTTCTCCGAGCACCATTGTGGAGTTACCtggatatgttattattattattgtcgaAGCACACGACTAAGCAAAAACATTTTTGCCTCACTCTAGTCGTTCTATCATTTTGAGATTCAGTCATATATGATTAAAGTTCACTCATTTTTATTtgactacatatatatatatatatatatatatatatgaacgtCAGACATAAATGATAAGAGTGAGGCGAAAAACTAATCCTCAATCATATAAGGCTGAAGTTCATGCAAAATGATTGGACTTTAGCCTTCGGCCATATGTAGTTGACTTTTAGACGATGTGTCTGTACTTATCTAAAGTTTAGTTTTGTCAAATCTAACTTCAGACAGgacatattattatttaatagcGACATCAAAACAGACTACACATGATTGTTTTTCTTTATCAATTGTTGAATTTACCAAGACCAATTATAGTATGGCCCAAATACATTGGGTTGGAGTACTTGGCATAACACCAAAAAGGCCCTCTGTTCTTGAAATTAGCCCAAATCAATTATACATGGACATGCACATGAATATGACCCTTCACAACTACAACAATGACTTTTCGTGGCAGTAAATATATGCACTTTAACAAAGAGTGTTAAAGCTTTTATCGGTGTTATCAATTGTCACTGGATTTAATGCGTAGAAGTTAGAAGCAACCCACCGTTCTCATTTTTGCTTCCATGTTTTGCTgatataaaaacaatattatttcaatttcttcctctataataaaaaaattaaactcaaTGAAATTTCAAATCCCCAcgcaagaaattaaaaaataaaaataaattcaaaaatccaaAGTTACATGCACCAAAAGAGTGTAATTCGAGCAGTAGGAAACAAAGTAGGTTGAGAATTATTTAAggtctcaaattcaaattttagcagatataaaaataatagtaatcacgTTTGTTATGATACATGTATGGGTAGAAAATAACACATAAAAGTATTAATCGAAATGTCTATAACCTTATTGGAAAATAATAAAaggaatataaaaagaaaattccaaaattcaCCAAATAGAAGGATtactttttccctttttctttttctctttaccGAAAGtcctttgctttttttttttcttttcttttggttaaCCGTAGAAAAACATCTTTAGGCTTTTAAAAAGTCTTTTATTTTGGTCTTAAAAAATGTGATCTTGATTATAATAACATATACAAGTTGTGATGATACAGTTGAGAGTTACTTTATTAATTAGAGGTCTCGAGTTTGagattctaaaataaaaaaatttctattgAAAGCACCCCttccaaaaataaatttatctgAACCTCAATACGAATATTGAACACTTAAAATGAATATCAAAGATAACTCGATGCACTAAAACTTTCACTATGTACGGAATTCTAAAAAGGATCGAAT
Coding sequences:
- the LOC107843915 gene encoding heat stress transcription factor B-3 is translated as MGNLEGDQSERTLLEYVRKSSTPPFLLKTYMLVEDPATDDIISWNSDGSAFIVRQPAEFARDLLPTLFKHCNFSSFVRQLNTYGFRKIATSRWEFSNDLFRRGDKDLLCDIRRKKAWTNKQQPNKNNKKETDNEDQRSSSSTSSSSSLEYNSLIDENKRLKKENGALNSELSSINKKCKELIDIVSMLAENSEKEEEEKEGQIKGNKRPKLFGVRLEVEEEMEKKRKRVEFNEIASVFLSQLCK